In Virgibacillus sp. NKC19-16, a single genomic region encodes these proteins:
- a CDS encoding MgtC/SapB family protein, giving the protein MMTRVLIALVLSGIIGFERELNNHSAGFRTHILVGVGACLMMLLSLFGFEAFIEEYDNVRFDPARIPSYVISGIGFLGAGTIIVYGGTIRGLTTAASIWTVAGLGLVVGAGMYGAALFTTLIILLSLVFLNNFEKLFTKGRSSNLIEIVALPDLQINEIVSVFEKFNSTIKKVEISKSEHDVRNIFVKIERKPDVERIALVEEISKIDYVKNISELK; this is encoded by the coding sequence ATGATGACTCGTGTGTTAATTGCACTGGTTTTATCAGGTATTATTGGCTTTGAACGTGAATTGAATAATCATTCTGCCGGTTTTCGCACACACATACTCGTTGGTGTTGGGGCTTGCTTAATGATGCTTTTATCTTTATTCGGTTTTGAGGCTTTTATAGAGGAATATGATAATGTCCGTTTTGACCCGGCGCGAATACCATCCTATGTTATTAGTGGGATTGGGTTTCTTGGTGCAGGGACAATTATCGTTTATGGTGGAACGATTCGTGGTCTGACTACTGCGGCTTCCATTTGGACAGTTGCGGGACTCGGCTTAGTTGTTGGTGCAGGAATGTACGGGGCTGCTTTGTTTACGACACTTATCATTCTGCTCAGCTTGGTTTTCCTGAATAACTTTGAAAAGTTGTTTACAAAAGGGCGTTCCTCTAATCTGATTGAAATTGTGGCATTACCTGATCTTCAAATTAATGAAATTGTTTCTGTTTTTGAAAAATTTAATTCGACGATCAAGAAAGTTGAAATTTCAAAGTCAGAACATGATGTAAGGAATATCTTTGTGAAGATTGAGCGAAAACCCGATGTAGAGCGTATAGCCTTGGTCGAAGAAATCTCTAAAATTGATTATGTAAAAAATATTTCCGAACTTAAATAG
- a CDS encoding CtsR family transcriptional regulator, which translates to MSNISDVIEQYLKKILQTRGQNAIEIKRSEIANQFQCVPSQINYVIKTRFTLEKGYIVESKRGGGGYIRIMRVIHQDKSELIDEIIGMINPTVTQAASIDVLERLLEEELITEREAKIILSGIDRNTLAFQLPLRDEVRARVLTAMLSELKYLNK; encoded by the coding sequence ATGAGTAATATTTCAGATGTGATTGAGCAATATTTAAAAAAGATATTACAAACAAGAGGGCAAAATGCAATCGAGATTAAACGTAGTGAAATTGCTAATCAGTTTCAGTGTGTCCCCTCTCAGATAAATTATGTAATAAAAACGCGTTTTACATTGGAAAAAGGGTATATAGTAGAAAGCAAACGTGGCGGTGGTGGCTATATTCGAATTATGCGGGTTATACACCAGGATAAATCTGAACTCATTGATGAAATAATAGGGATGATCAATCCTACAGTAACGCAGGCAGCTTCCATTGATGTGCTTGAGCGACTATTGGAGGAGGAATTAATTACCGAACGTGAGGCGAAAATTATTCTAAGTGGAATAGATAGAAATACGTTAGCATTTCAGCTGCCACTTCGGGATGAGGTTCGGGCTCGTGTGTTAACTGCCATGCTTTCAGAGTTAAAATACCTAAACAAGTAA
- a CDS encoding UvrB/UvrC motif-containing protein translates to MECQECQHRPATLHFTQVINGNKTEVHVCEVCAKEKGYMTYPEEGYSLHNLLTGLFNFDSAMMENQQSNSYKQVKELKCPQCGMSLSTFKKVGKFGCATCYDTFSGRLDPILRRVHSGNTKHYGKIPKRMGGDLHTKKQLESYKAELQQLIEDENFEEAAQIRDKIKALQDQSNSSKAGDDS, encoded by the coding sequence ATGGAATGTCAGGAATGCCAGCATCGGCCGGCCACACTTCACTTTACGCAAGTCATAAATGGGAATAAAACCGAAGTTCATGTTTGCGAAGTGTGTGCGAAGGAAAAAGGCTATATGACGTATCCGGAGGAAGGGTATTCCCTTCATAATTTGCTAACAGGCCTATTCAATTTTGACTCGGCAATGATGGAAAATCAGCAAAGTAATTCGTATAAGCAAGTAAAGGAATTGAAATGTCCGCAATGCGGAATGTCACTTTCAACATTTAAAAAAGTAGGAAAGTTCGGCTGTGCCACGTGCTATGATACGTTTTCAGGAAGGCTTGATCCGATATTGCGCAGGGTACACTCAGGAAACACCAAGCATTATGGGAAAATTCCCAAACGCATGGGGGGCGACTTGCATACAAAGAAACAACTGGAAAGTTATAAAGCTGAATTGCAACAGTTGATTGAAGATGAAAATTTTGAAGAAGCTGCTCAAATAAGGGATAAGATTAAAGCATTGCAAGATCAGAGTAATAGCTCGAAAGCAGGTGATGATTCATGA
- a CDS encoding protein arginine kinase has product MTLKQFMNEAISPWMREEGPDSDIVLSSRIRLARNFSDVSYPILADQGKLEEIRDFFKKEYEHQSFQDYEDFAFISIPDLTAVERRVLVEKHLISPHLSKSDQASATIISKNEQVSVMINEEDHIRLQLYFPGLQLPKALEKAFELDDWLEEKINYAFDETRGYLTSCPTNVGTGMRASVMMHLPALAMTKQINRMTPAINQLGLVVRGIYGEGSEAQGNIFQISNQITLGKSEADIIGDLQSVVKQLIEHERNARNRIMEQSGKKLEDRIFRSFGVLDYSRIIESKEAAVCLSNVRLGIDLGLIKNVSRNILNELMILTQPGFLQQYASATLTADERDELRASLIRERLQLEK; this is encoded by the coding sequence ATGACCCTAAAGCAATTTATGAATGAGGCTATTAGCCCTTGGATGCGCGAAGAAGGTCCGGATAGTGATATTGTTTTAAGTAGTCGGATCCGTCTGGCAAGGAATTTCTCAGACGTTTCGTATCCTATTCTTGCAGACCAGGGGAAGCTGGAGGAAATTCGGGATTTTTTTAAAAAGGAATATGAGCATCAGTCTTTTCAGGATTATGAGGACTTTGCATTCATTTCGATTCCGGATTTAACAGCAGTTGAAAGACGGGTGTTAGTTGAGAAGCATTTAATCAGTCCACACTTATCAAAAAGCGATCAAGCTTCAGCGACGATTATTTCTAAAAATGAACAGGTATCTGTCATGATTAATGAGGAAGATCATATCAGGCTCCAATTGTATTTCCCGGGCCTTCAATTACCAAAGGCGTTGGAGAAGGCATTTGAGCTGGATGATTGGCTGGAAGAGAAAATTAACTATGCTTTTGATGAGACAAGAGGATATTTAACAAGTTGTCCAACCAATGTAGGTACAGGGATGCGGGCATCCGTTATGATGCATCTCCCTGCTCTTGCGATGACAAAACAAATCAATCGCATGACACCGGCAATTAATCAGCTTGGACTTGTTGTCAGGGGCATTTATGGTGAAGGCAGTGAAGCGCAAGGCAATATTTTTCAAATTTCGAATCAGATTACACTAGGCAAATCGGAAGCGGATATTATAGGGGATTTACAAAGTGTTGTGAAACAATTGATTGAACACGAAAGAAATGCACGGAATCGTATCATGGAGCAATCAGGCAAAAAGCTTGAAGATCGCATTTTCCGATCTTTCGGTGTGCTGGATTACAGCAGAATTATCGAATCAAAGGAAGCAGCGGTATGTTTATCAAACGTTCGACTGGGAATTGATTTAGGACTCATTAAAAATGTATCCCGAAATATACTTAATGAATTAATGATTTTGACACAGCCGGGATTCCTGCAACAATATGCAAGCGCGACGTTAACAGCTGATGAACGGGATGAATTAAGGGCATCACTGATTCGTGAACGCCTACAATTGGAGAAATAG
- the clpC gene encoding ATP-dependent protease ATP-binding subunit ClpC, with product MMFGRFTERAQKVLALSQEEAVRLGHNNIGTEHILLGLVREGEGIAAKALESLSLEVPKIQEEVEKLIGVGKKPMQSIHYTPRAKKVVELSQDEARKLGHSYVGTEHILLGLIREGEGVAARVLNNLGVSLNKARQQVLQLLGSNESQGGRQGHRNNQQSNANTPTLDSLARDLTVIAKEGSVDPVIGRSKEIERVIQILSRRTKNNPVLIGEPGVGKTAVAEGLAQQIIDNEVPETLSDKRVMTLDMGTVVAGTKYRGEFEDRLKKVMEEIRQAGNILLFIDELHTLIGAGGAEGAIDASNILKPSLARGDLQCIGATTLDEYRKYIEKDAALERRFQPIQVDEPTLEETVKILKGLRDRYEAHHRVTITDEAIEAAASLSDRYITDRFLPDKAIDLIDEAGSKVRLHSYTVPPDLKELEQKLEDVRKEKDASVQSQEFEKAASLRDSEQRLREELEKTKKAWKEKQGQTDTEVTVEDIASIVSIWTGVPVARLTKDESERLLNMEETLHNRVIGQEEAVDAVSKAIRRARAGLKDPKRPIGSFIFLGPTGVGKTELARALAEAMFEDEEAMIRIDMSEYMEKHSTSRLVGSPPGYVGYEEGGQLTEKVRTKPYSVVLLDEVEKAHPEVFNILLQVLEDGRLTDSKGRVVDFRNTVLIMTSNVGADELRRNKHVGFNLAEEGQDYKDMKSKVTEEMKKAFRPEFLNRIDEMIVFHALERKHMKRIVTLMVEQLKERLSEQEIDFSLTDKSLEKIANEAYDPEYGARPLRRSIQQNIENLLSEELLKENISKGQKVKVGLNNKGEFIVLP from the coding sequence ATGATGTTTGGACGTTTTACAGAAAGAGCACAAAAGGTATTAGCCCTGTCACAAGAGGAAGCTGTGCGACTTGGGCATAATAATATTGGTACAGAGCACATTCTCTTGGGACTTGTTCGAGAGGGGGAAGGGATTGCTGCGAAGGCTCTTGAGTCTTTAAGCCTTGAAGTACCTAAGATTCAGGAAGAGGTTGAGAAGCTAATCGGTGTTGGAAAGAAGCCCATGCAATCGATCCATTATACGCCAAGAGCCAAAAAAGTAGTGGAGCTATCCCAGGATGAAGCAAGAAAGCTCGGCCACTCCTATGTAGGTACAGAGCATATCCTTCTAGGACTGATTCGTGAGGGCGAAGGAGTCGCTGCACGTGTATTAAATAATCTTGGCGTTAGTCTGAACAAGGCACGTCAGCAAGTACTTCAATTACTTGGAAGCAATGAATCACAGGGCGGGAGACAAGGACACCGCAATAACCAACAATCAAATGCAAATACGCCAACACTAGATTCGTTGGCAAGAGATTTAACGGTAATTGCAAAAGAAGGCAGTGTTGATCCCGTCATTGGCAGAAGCAAGGAAATTGAGCGTGTTATTCAAATATTAAGCCGCAGGACAAAGAATAACCCTGTATTGATAGGAGAGCCGGGTGTTGGTAAAACAGCTGTAGCAGAAGGGCTGGCACAACAGATTATCGATAATGAAGTTCCAGAGACATTAAGTGATAAACGTGTGATGACACTCGATATGGGTACAGTTGTAGCTGGTACGAAATATCGTGGGGAATTTGAGGATCGCTTGAAAAAAGTGATGGAAGAAATACGCCAGGCAGGTAATATCCTTCTATTTATTGATGAATTGCATACGTTAATTGGTGCGGGAGGCGCTGAAGGTGCGATTGATGCATCCAATATATTAAAACCATCCCTTGCCCGTGGTGACCTGCAATGTATTGGTGCAACGACACTTGATGAGTATCGTAAATATATTGAAAAAGATGCAGCACTCGAGCGCAGATTCCAGCCAATTCAAGTAGATGAACCGACACTTGAAGAAACCGTGAAAATATTAAAAGGTCTACGTGACAGATATGAGGCGCATCATCGTGTGACAATTACCGATGAGGCAATTGAAGCAGCAGCAAGCTTGTCTGACCGTTATATCACAGATCGTTTCCTACCTGACAAAGCCATTGATCTCATTGATGAAGCAGGTTCAAAAGTTCGATTGCATTCCTATACCGTTCCACCTGATTTGAAGGAATTGGAGCAAAAGCTGGAAGATGTACGTAAAGAAAAAGATGCATCTGTCCAAAGTCAGGAATTTGAAAAAGCTGCATCATTAAGGGATTCCGAGCAACGTTTGCGTGAGGAATTGGAAAAAACGAAAAAGGCATGGAAGGAAAAGCAGGGTCAAACAGACACAGAAGTAACGGTAGAAGACATTGCGAGTATTGTATCCATATGGACGGGAGTTCCAGTAGCAAGGCTGACAAAAGATGAAAGTGAACGCTTGTTAAACATGGAGGAGACGTTGCATAATCGTGTGATTGGTCAGGAAGAGGCTGTCGATGCAGTTTCTAAAGCTATTCGTAGAGCTCGTGCAGGCTTGAAAGATCCCAAACGTCCAATTGGCTCGTTTATTTTCCTTGGCCCAACAGGTGTTGGTAAAACAGAGCTTGCCCGTGCGTTGGCAGAGGCCATGTTCGAAGATGAGGAAGCGATGATTCGAATTGACATGTCGGAATACATGGAAAAACACTCCACGTCCCGTCTCGTTGGTTCCCCTCCTGGTTATGTAGGCTATGAGGAAGGCGGTCAGCTAACGGAAAAAGTTCGTACAAAGCCTTATTCTGTTGTTTTACTTGATGAAGTAGAAAAAGCACATCCGGAAGTATTTAATATTCTATTACAAGTACTGGAAGATGGTCGCTTAACAGATTCAAAAGGCCGAGTTGTCGATTTTCGAAATACGGTTCTTATTATGACTTCCAACGTTGGGGCCGATGAATTAAGACGTAATAAACATGTTGGATTTAATCTTGCGGAAGAAGGTCAAGATTATAAAGATATGAAATCTAAAGTAACCGAGGAAATGAAAAAGGCATTCCGTCCCGAGTTTTTAAACCGTATCGATGAAATGATTGTTTTCCACGCATTAGAAAGAAAGCATATGAAACGTATTGTTACACTAATGGTTGAACAATTAAAAGAACGCCTGTCCGAACAGGAGATTGACTTCTCATTGACCGATAAATCACTTGAAAAAATAGCAAACGAGGCTTATGATCCTGAATATGGGGCCAGACCCCTCAGAAGATCTATTCAGCAAAATATTGAGAACCTATTATCAGAGGAACTTCTCAAAGAGAACATTTCAAAAGGACAAAAAGTAAAAGTCGGTCTGAACAATAAAGGTGAATTTATTGTTCTCCCATAA
- a CDS encoding IS110 family transposase yields MKDTIKYVGLDVHKEKISVAIAEEGREKPRYWGMVPHKYENVRRLVKKLGDPKLLRICYEAGPTGYKLHRFFLSLGIECDVIAPSLIPQKPGERIKTDKRDAVRLAQLFRAGELTSIYVPTEDDEALRDLVRAREDAKEDELRAKHRLTKFLLRYNIYPPEGVRKWTYKYREWLSTLKFERSSSSIVFQEYFHQLQEIEQRVKRYEEEIKLQATEGVHAQKIQALQSLRGVALITATSLVAEIGSFKRFTTPKHFMAYVGLIPSEDSSGDRRNQGNVTKTGNRHVRRLLVESAWSYRYQPAVKGKLKKRQEGQSASVQAISWKAQNRLHKKYYRLLSRGKESGKAITAVARELAGFIWAVTQEIEDVPTV; encoded by the coding sequence ATGAAGGATACCATTAAATACGTTGGATTAGACGTACACAAAGAAAAAATTTCAGTTGCTATTGCAGAGGAAGGCCGAGAAAAACCAAGATATTGGGGAATGGTCCCTCACAAGTATGAAAACGTTAGAAGGTTAGTAAAGAAATTAGGGGATCCTAAATTACTTCGAATATGTTATGAAGCGGGGCCAACAGGCTACAAACTGCACAGATTCTTTCTTAGTCTCGGAATTGAATGTGATGTAATTGCTCCATCTCTCATTCCCCAAAAGCCTGGTGAGAGAATCAAAACGGACAAAAGAGATGCTGTTAGACTCGCTCAACTTTTTCGTGCTGGTGAATTAACATCTATTTATGTACCAACCGAGGACGATGAAGCCCTTCGTGACTTAGTTCGGGCAAGGGAAGATGCGAAAGAAGATGAATTAAGAGCGAAACATCGGTTAACCAAATTTCTGTTACGATATAATATCTATCCTCCAGAAGGAGTAAGAAAGTGGACCTATAAGTATAGGGAATGGTTAAGTACTTTGAAATTCGAACGGTCTTCATCAAGCATTGTCTTTCAGGAATATTTTCATCAATTACAGGAGATTGAACAGCGAGTAAAAAGGTATGAAGAAGAGATAAAATTACAAGCAACTGAAGGTGTACATGCCCAAAAAATTCAGGCACTACAGTCTTTGAGAGGGGTGGCTCTAATTACGGCTACAAGCCTTGTAGCTGAGATTGGATCATTCAAAAGATTTACTACCCCTAAACACTTTATGGCTTATGTTGGATTAATTCCAAGTGAGGATTCAAGTGGTGACAGAAGAAATCAAGGGAATGTTACAAAAACAGGAAATCGACATGTACGTCGTCTATTAGTAGAATCAGCTTGGAGTTATCGTTATCAACCTGCCGTGAAAGGAAAGCTGAAGAAAAGACAAGAAGGTCAGAGTGCCAGTGTTCAAGCAATATCCTGGAAAGCACAAAACCGGTTACACAAAAAATATTATCGATTATTATCCAGAGGAAAGGAAAGTGGTAAAGCGATTACGGCAGTGGCAAGGGAATTAGCAGGTTTTATATGGGCGGTTACGCAAGAAATTGAGGATGTTCCAACAGTCTAA
- the radA gene encoding DNA repair protein RadA: protein MAKRKTKFVCQECGYESAKWMGKCPGCNNWNTLVEEIEASRATVQHTVSGGVKTASKPEKITAIQSQKEPRITTSMMELNRVLGGGVVPGSLVLVGGDPGIGKSTLLLQISSQLADKQLPVLYISGEESTRQTKLRADRLGVTSDLLYVLSETNLFDITKHINEIQPSFVVIDSIQTIFREEVSSAPGSVSQVRESTSELMKIAKSSGIPIFIVGHVTKEGAIAGPRMLEHMVDAVLYFEGERHHMYRILRGVKNRFGSTNEMGIFEMKEEGLKEVMNPSEIFLEERSQGAAGSTVVASMEGTRPVLVEIQALISPSSFGNPRRMATGVDSSRVPLLMAVLEKRVGLMLQNQDAYIKVAGGVKLDEPAIDLAIAVSIASSFRDQSTLPEDIFIGEVGLTGEIRRVSRIEQRVQEAAKLGFKRVICPKKNLDGWTVPENIQVVGVNTVQEALDTGLAR from the coding sequence TTGGCAAAACGGAAAACGAAATTTGTATGTCAGGAATGTGGTTATGAATCAGCGAAATGGATGGGCAAATGTCCAGGGTGCAACAACTGGAATACATTAGTTGAGGAAATCGAAGCATCGCGTGCTACTGTTCAGCATACAGTAAGTGGGGGCGTAAAAACTGCTAGCAAGCCTGAAAAAATTACCGCCATACAGTCACAGAAAGAACCGCGGATAACCACTTCGATGATGGAATTAAATCGTGTGCTTGGTGGAGGAGTCGTTCCTGGATCTCTTGTCCTCGTCGGTGGCGACCCGGGGATCGGGAAATCAACATTGCTACTGCAAATATCCTCGCAACTCGCGGATAAACAGCTCCCGGTACTCTATATATCAGGAGAGGAATCAACTCGCCAAACCAAGCTACGCGCCGATCGCTTAGGCGTTACATCAGATTTACTGTATGTTTTATCTGAAACAAACTTATTTGATATCACCAAACATATTAACGAAATTCAGCCATCTTTTGTGGTTATTGACTCCATTCAAACCATTTTTCGCGAAGAAGTCAGCAGTGCTCCGGGGAGTGTATCTCAAGTTCGTGAGTCTACAAGTGAATTAATGAAAATAGCAAAATCGAGTGGCATTCCGATATTTATTGTTGGCCATGTAACGAAAGAGGGAGCTATTGCCGGACCCAGAATGCTGGAACATATGGTGGACGCTGTACTTTATTTTGAAGGTGAAAGACATCATATGTATCGCATTTTACGTGGTGTTAAGAATCGCTTTGGCAGCACAAATGAAATGGGTATATTCGAAATGAAGGAAGAAGGCTTAAAGGAAGTCATGAATCCTTCCGAGATATTTCTAGAGGAGCGTTCGCAAGGGGCTGCAGGTTCTACTGTTGTTGCCTCGATGGAGGGGACGAGACCGGTACTTGTGGAAATACAAGCTCTAATTTCGCCTTCAAGTTTTGGGAATCCGCGCAGGATGGCGACAGGGGTTGATAGTAGCAGGGTCCCGTTATTAATGGCGGTACTTGAAAAACGTGTTGGCTTAATGCTACAGAACCAAGATGCATATATTAAAGTAGCTGGGGGTGTGAAACTTGATGAGCCGGCTATTGATCTGGCAATCGCTGTAAGTATTGCTTCGAGCTTCCGTGATCAATCCACACTTCCGGAAGATATTTTTATTGGGGAAGTAGGTTTAACAGGTGAGATACGTCGCGTTTCCCGGATCGAACAACGCGTGCAGGAAGCGGCTAAGCTTGGGTTTAAGCGCGTTATCTGTCCGAAGAAGAATTTAGATGGCTGGACGGTCCCCGAAAATATTCAAGTTGTCGGTGTGAATACCGTTCAGGAGGCGCTGGATACCGGTCTGGCAAGATAG
- a CDS encoding PIN/TRAM domain-containing protein, translating into MLKYIVYLFFIVLGGTIGYLYIPYIINLLDFTEASWVASPYLGMIIGAIIFFLISYVLADYVAKSLKWVEDALIKLPAVDLFFGSLGLILGLVIAYFINMPLQDINIDIVSQVLPLFITILLGYFGFQVGFRRREEFVNLLNINKKERDKSDKRRSVDTPETNQPKAKILDTSVIIDGRIADICQTNFLEGTIVIPQFVLGELQHIADSSDALKRNRGRRGLDVLNRIQKDLPVKVEIYEGDFDEIQEVDSKLIKLAKVIGGIVVTNDFNLNKVCDLQSVPVLNINDLANAVKPVVLPGEELEVHVIKDGKEHNQGVAYLDDGTMIVVEEGRNYIGKKIEVLITSVLQTSAGRMIFAKPKLLEKAQ; encoded by the coding sequence GTGCTAAAATATATAGTTTATTTATTCTTTATTGTTTTAGGTGGTACCATTGGGTATTTATATATACCATATATTATTAATTTATTGGATTTTACAGAAGCAAGTTGGGTCGCATCACCATATCTGGGCATGATAATCGGTGCAATTATTTTCTTTCTTATTTCATATGTTCTGGCAGACTATGTTGCAAAATCGCTAAAATGGGTCGAGGACGCACTCATCAAACTGCCGGCGGTAGATTTGTTTTTTGGTAGTTTAGGATTGATTCTGGGATTAGTTATTGCTTACTTTATCAATATGCCATTGCAGGACATAAACATTGATATTGTTTCACAGGTATTGCCGCTATTTATTACCATTTTACTAGGTTACTTTGGATTTCAGGTTGGATTCAGACGCAGAGAGGAATTCGTCAATTTATTAAATATTAATAAAAAAGAACGTGATAAAAGTGATAAGCGAAGATCTGTTGACACACCGGAAACCAATCAGCCAAAAGCAAAAATCCTGGATACAAGTGTTATTATCGATGGACGGATTGCTGACATTTGTCAAACGAACTTCCTGGAAGGAACGATTGTCATTCCACAGTTTGTTCTTGGGGAATTGCAGCACATCGCAGATTCCTCTGATGCCTTGAAACGTAACAGAGGACGTCGGGGATTAGATGTGCTGAATCGTATTCAAAAGGACTTACCTGTAAAAGTGGAAATTTATGAAGGCGATTTTGATGAAATTCAAGAAGTTGACAGCAAATTGATTAAGTTAGCAAAGGTTATTGGCGGAATTGTAGTGACGAATGATTTTAATCTAAATAAAGTATGTGACCTGCAAAGTGTCCCCGTCTTAAATATTAATGATCTGGCAAATGCAGTTAAACCTGTCGTATTACCTGGTGAAGAACTGGAAGTACATGTGATCAAGGACGGGAAAGAACATAATCAAGGTGTTGCCTATTTGGATGATGGAACGATGATTGTGGTAGAAGAAGGAAGAAATTATATCGGTAAAAAAATTGAGGTATTAATTACGAGTGTCTTGCAAACTTCTGCAGGAAGAATGATTTTTGCAAAACCAAAATTACTTGAAAAAGCGCAATAA
- the gltX gene encoding glutamate--tRNA ligase: MTDKVRVRYAPSPTGNLHIGNARTALFNYLFAKHFDGKFIIRVEDTDDKRNVAGGEESQLKYLNWLGIHWDEGADVGGDYGPYRQTERLDLYNKYVEELFEKGLAYKCYMTEEELEAEREEQRREGQVPKYSGAHRDLTDEQIAAFEAEGRKPSIRMRVPANQTYTFKDIVRGNITFESSDFGDWVIVKKNGIPTYNFAVAIDDHLMEISHVLRGEEHISNTPKQMMVYDAFGWEPPKFGHMTLILNEERKKLSKRDEHILQFIEQYRNLGYLPETLFNFITLLGWSPVGEEEIFDKETLINIFDPERLSTSAAIFDRQKLNWMNNEYIKASELETVIDLAMPHLIDAGRLPKDMDVETRTWAEKVIALYREQLRYGAEIVELTELFFNEDITFDEGSMDVLKQEQVPEVLQVFTDKLIHLDEFTKDSIKQNIKATQKETGHRGKKLFMPIRVATTGQTHGPELPMAIELLGKDVILARLDKVLKQIGA, encoded by the coding sequence ATGACAGATAAAGTTCGTGTACGTTACGCGCCAAGTCCAACAGGTAATTTGCATATCGGGAATGCGCGTACGGCATTATTTAATTATTTATTTGCTAAACATTTCGATGGGAAATTTATTATTCGTGTGGAGGATACAGATGACAAAAGGAATGTCGCTGGTGGAGAAGAAAGCCAGCTTAAATATTTAAATTGGCTCGGTATCCACTGGGATGAGGGTGCTGATGTTGGCGGGGATTATGGTCCATACCGTCAAACAGAGCGGCTTGATTTATATAATAAATATGTAGAAGAATTGTTTGAAAAGGGTCTAGCTTATAAATGTTATATGACAGAAGAAGAACTTGAGGCAGAACGGGAGGAACAGCGCAGGGAAGGACAAGTTCCGAAATACTCCGGGGCACATCGTGACTTAACAGATGAGCAAATTGCAGCGTTTGAAGCAGAAGGTCGTAAGCCTAGTATCCGTATGCGCGTTCCTGCAAATCAGACCTATACATTTAAAGATATTGTCCGCGGGAATATCACGTTTGAATCCAGTGATTTTGGTGACTGGGTAATTGTGAAGAAAAATGGTATTCCAACCTATAATTTTGCAGTTGCTATTGATGATCATTTGATGGAGATTTCGCACGTACTCCGTGGGGAGGAGCATATTTCGAACACACCGAAACAAATGATGGTCTACGATGCATTTGGCTGGGAGCCTCCGAAGTTTGGCCATATGACATTAATTTTAAATGAAGAGCGCAAGAAATTAAGTAAACGTGATGAGCATATCCTGCAATTTATTGAGCAATACCGTAATTTGGGATATTTGCCGGAAACATTATTCAACTTTATTACATTGCTCGGCTGGTCTCCGGTCGGTGAGGAAGAAATTTTTGATAAAGAAACATTGATTAACATTTTCGACCCTGAGCGTCTGTCCACGTCTGCTGCTATTTTTGATCGTCAAAAGTTAAATTGGATGAACAATGAATATATTAAGGCATCTGAATTAGAAACGGTGATTGATTTAGCAATGCCGCACCTGATTGATGCGGGAAGACTTCCTAAGGATATGGATGTTGAAACAAGAACCTGGGCAGAAAAAGTGATCGCTTTATATAGAGAACAATTACGCTATGGTGCGGAGATTGTGGAGTTAACGGAGCTATTTTTCAATGAGGATATTACCTTTGATGAAGGCTCCATGGATGTCCTCAAGCAGGAACAGGTGCCAGAAGTACTGCAGGTTTTCACAGATAAACTCATCCATTTGGACGAGTTTACCAAAGACTCCATTAAGCAAAACATTAAAGCAACGCAGAAAGAGACAGGCCACCGTGGCAAAAAGTTATTTATGCCGATTCGTGTAGCTACAACCGGGCAAACCCACGGACCGGAGCTGCCAATGGCTATTGAGCTTTTAGGGAAAGACGTTATTCTGGCAAGACTTGATAAAGTATTAAAACAAATTGGAGCTTAA